In Microbacterium sp. 1.5R, the following are encoded in one genomic region:
- a CDS encoding cold-shock protein yields the protein MPTGKVRFYDEDKGFGFIAADDGQDVFLHASALPAGAAVKAGARVEFGVADGKRGLQALSVRVLEAPPSLAKAKRKPADDMAIIVEDLVKLLDGMGGDLRRGRYPSSAQGRKIAAVLRKVADDLEA from the coding sequence ATGCCCACCGGCAAGGTCAGGTTCTACGACGAAGACAAGGGTTTCGGCTTCATCGCCGCCGATGACGGCCAGGACGTCTTCCTGCACGCCTCCGCTCTGCCGGCCGGCGCCGCTGTGAAGGCGGGTGCACGCGTGGAGTTCGGTGTCGCCGACGGCAAGCGCGGCCTGCAGGCGCTGTCCGTCCGGGTGCTCGAAGCGCCGCCGAGCCTCGCGAAGGCGAAGCGCAAGCCCGCGGACGACATGGCGATCATCGTCGAGGATCTCGTGAAGCTCCTCGACGGAATGGGCGGCGACCTGCGTCGCGGCCGCTACCCCTCGTCTGCACAAGGCCGCAAGATCGCGGCAGTTCTGCGCAAGGTAGCCGATGACCTCGAAGCCTGA
- a CDS encoding multidrug ABC transporter ATPase — protein MSTKSPEPEVPVRRIDRILAFTALGLAAASIICFFAIIIGTAVGMQQKDFGSGAWPFIAAIPYWGLPAAFVMIIVLLAMSFIRKGRAASRP, from the coding sequence ATGAGCACCAAGAGTCCCGAACCTGAGGTTCCCGTTCGCCGCATCGATCGCATTCTGGCGTTCACGGCACTCGGACTCGCTGCGGCGTCCATCATCTGCTTCTTCGCGATCATCATCGGCACAGCGGTCGGCATGCAGCAGAAGGACTTCGGTTCAGGCGCATGGCCGTTCATCGCCGCGATCCCCTACTGGGGGCTCCCCGCCGCCTTCGTCATGATCATCGTGCTCCTCGCCATGAGCTTCATCCGCAAGGGGCGCGCGGCATCGCGGCCCTGA
- a CDS encoding helicase-associated domain-containing protein, with translation MSTHARPLAEWLSAASDEQLSTLFTARRVRPDVNWQDFFDVAEALLDSASLARVLPTLTRDEAAALLAFAASPASEHSAQRETLESLALLRPDGAPFPPVVTAVADRAEPSAPSDTVPEPTTDTETAHAAERAFTTVSALADLLLLAREKPFTLLAGGNVSAGEKRQLGESGVVAESIDALIAIAVDSRLVAPDARRLRTTPQTEEWLRSSVADRWSTLVEGFRDALPRGLRTTEGGWIPPSDWADAHPWDPAWAEQSTALLERARLLGLIADEGREPAWAAAIRRGASVDATPLTALLPSEVDRIFLQNDLSAISPGPLAPGLDVRLRTIAARESAAQASTYRFTPESIAHALVAGETEQSILEFLESLSLTGIPQPLRYLVTQTAQRHGLVRVSTDAETGRTRIESSDQHLIEAMSVDQGLRPLALTKHVASLTTRVGRDTVYWALTDARYPATLVDEDGHAVAGERNPVSEATPDPAPDYSGLIAALRSRQGPDADAAWLDRELEAAVRAKAVLRVSVGMPDGSTRELILEATGLGGGRLRGRDRAADVERTLPVSSIRAATVIAQ, from the coding sequence ATGAGCACGCACGCCCGACCGCTGGCCGAATGGCTGTCCGCGGCGAGCGACGAGCAGCTCAGCACCCTCTTCACGGCACGGCGCGTGCGCCCGGACGTCAACTGGCAGGACTTCTTCGACGTCGCCGAAGCGCTTCTCGATTCCGCGTCGCTCGCTCGGGTCCTCCCCACCCTGACGCGCGACGAGGCCGCAGCCCTTCTCGCGTTCGCAGCGAGTCCCGCGTCGGAACACTCCGCGCAGCGCGAGACCCTCGAAAGCCTCGCGCTGCTGCGCCCGGACGGGGCGCCCTTCCCGCCGGTGGTCACCGCCGTCGCAGATCGGGCGGAGCCGAGCGCGCCCAGCGACACCGTGCCGGAGCCCACGACCGACACCGAGACGGCCCACGCTGCCGAGCGCGCCTTCACCACCGTCTCGGCCCTGGCCGATCTGCTCCTACTCGCCCGCGAGAAGCCCTTCACCCTGCTGGCCGGCGGCAACGTCAGCGCCGGCGAGAAGCGACAGCTCGGCGAGTCGGGCGTCGTGGCCGAATCGATCGACGCGCTGATCGCCATCGCCGTCGACTCGCGCCTCGTCGCACCGGACGCGCGCAGACTGCGCACGACGCCACAGACCGAGGAATGGCTGCGATCGTCCGTGGCCGATCGGTGGAGCACCCTGGTCGAAGGCTTCCGCGACGCTCTCCCCCGCGGTCTGCGCACCACGGAGGGCGGGTGGATCCCCCCGAGCGACTGGGCCGACGCTCACCCCTGGGACCCTGCCTGGGCAGAGCAGAGCACGGCTCTGCTGGAGCGCGCCCGTCTGCTCGGGCTCATCGCCGACGAGGGCCGTGAGCCCGCATGGGCGGCGGCGATCCGGCGCGGCGCGAGCGTCGACGCCACTCCCCTCACGGCACTCCTCCCGAGCGAGGTCGATCGCATCTTCCTCCAGAACGATCTGAGCGCGATCTCCCCTGGCCCGCTGGCCCCCGGTCTGGACGTGCGGCTGCGCACGATCGCCGCGCGCGAGTCCGCCGCTCAGGCCTCCACCTATCGGTTCACTCCCGAATCGATCGCCCACGCACTCGTCGCCGGCGAGACGGAGCAGTCGATCCTCGAGTTCCTCGAGTCGCTCTCGCTCACCGGCATCCCCCAGCCGCTCCGGTATCTCGTCACCCAGACAGCCCAACGGCACGGCCTGGTGCGGGTGTCGACAGACGCCGAGACCGGGCGAACGCGCATCGAGAGCAGCGACCAGCATCTGATCGAGGCCATGTCCGTCGACCAGGGGCTGCGGCCGCTCGCCCTCACGAAGCACGTCGCCTCGCTCACGACCCGCGTCGGGCGCGACACCGTGTACTGGGCGCTCACGGATGCCCGCTACCCGGCGACGCTCGTCGACGAAGACGGACACGCGGTGGCCGGCGAACGGAACCCGGTCTCCGAGGCGACGCCCGACCCGGCGCCGGACTACTCGGGCCTCATCGCCGCGCTGCGCTCGCGCCAGGGTCCCGACGCCGACGCGGCCTGGCTCGACCGCGAGCTCGAGGCCGCCGTGCGCGCGAAGGCCGTGCTGCGGGTCAGCGTGGGCATGCCGGACGGATCGACCAGGGAGCTGATCCTCGAGGCGACCGGGCTGGGCGGAGGCCGGCTGCGCGGGCGCGACCGGGCAGCCGACGTCGAGCGCACGCTTCCGGTGTCGAGCATCCGCGCCGCCACCGTGATCGCACAGTAA